A genomic window from Silene latifolia isolate original U9 population chromosome Y, ASM4854445v1, whole genome shotgun sequence includes:
- the LOC141629131 gene encoding uncharacterized protein LOC141629131: MIIATWNIRGFNKAIKHSEVSHFLRENKVDMLGLLETRVKENRAQKILKRNFRTYKAFCNYNKHHNGRIWILWNPATTKVDILEEHSQVVHCKVLHHATGRNFYCSIVYGSNNADTRKRLWNSMECFASYADKWAAMGDFNVIRQPAEKLSNTPPVLSDLLDFNSCLSSCALDDLSSSGCDFTWYNKQDATTRVYSKLDRILVNNTWLQHFSQTTGNFLSPGISDHSPAVLTFHDADTPKKQFRFLNCWVEHPDFHSIVDKCWVAHKKRNSMFRLMQKLKNVKQGLKQLHASHFADIENKVKEKREALSNCFHDLQNSPDSPVLLEREKQLSTEFWHLKDIELKILAQKAKAHNIKYNDTCSKFFFAKIKERQQSQMIGEIKGVDGTSH, from the coding sequence ATGATCATTGCAACTTGGAACATTCGTGGGTTTAACAAGGCCATTAAACATAGTGAGGTAAGCCACTTCCTTAGGGAAAATAAAGTGGATATGCTTGGTTTGCTTGAAACTAGAGTCAAGGAAAATCGTGCTCAAAAAATTCTTAAGAGAAATTTTAGAACCTATAAAGCTTTTTGCAATTATAATAAACACCATAATGGTAGGATTTGGATCCTTTGGAATCCTGCCACTACTAAAGTGGATATTTTAGAGGaacattctcaggttgttcactGTAAAGTGTTGCATCATGCTACTGGTAGGAATTTTTACTGCTCCATTGTCTATGGTAGTAATAATGCTGATACCAGGAAGCGTCTTTGGAATTCCATGGAATGTTTTGCTAGTTATGCTGATAAATGGGCAGCTATGGGTGACTTTAATGTGATTAGGCAACCTGCTGAGAAGCTCAGTAATACTCCTCCTGTACTATCTGATCTCCTGGACTTTAATTCCTGTCTCAGTAGTTGTGCTCTTGATGATTTGAGTAGCTCTGGGTGTGATTTTACTTGGTATAACAAGCAGGATGCCACTACCAGAGTGTACTCCAAACTGGATAGAATTTTGGTTAACAATACCTGGTTGCAGCATTTTTCCCAAACTACTGGCAATTTTCTTTCTCCTGGCATATCTGACCATAGTCCTGCTGTGTTAACGTTTCATGATGCCGATACTCCTAAAAAGCAATTTAGGTTTCTTAACTGTTGGGTGGAGCATCCTGACTTCCATTCTATTGTTGATAAATGCTGGGTTGCTCATAAAAAAAGGAATTCTATGTTCAGATTAATGCAGAAGCTTAAGAATGTCAAGCAGGGTCTCAAGCAACTCCATGCTTCTCACTTTGCTGATATTGAGAATAAGGTCAAAGAGAAGAGAGAGGCTCTTTCTAATTGTTTTCATGACTTACAGAATTCCCCTGATTCTCCTGTCTTGCTGGAAAGGGAGAAGCAGCTCTCTACTGAGTTCTGGCATCTCAAAGACATTGAACTCAAGATACTTGCTCAAAAGGCTAAGGCTCATAACATTAAATATAATGATACTTGTTCTAAATTCTTCTTTGCAAAAATAAAGGAGAGGCAACAGAGCCAGATGATAGGGGAAATCAAGGGGGTTGATGGCACTAGCCATTAA